A window from Exiguobacterium marinum DSM 16307 encodes these proteins:
- a CDS encoding AAA family ATPase, whose protein sequence is MNHPWVSHLNNQIIGQAKAIKLASIALLSGGHVLLEDRPGTGKTTLARSLASSISATFQRVQCTPDTLPSDILGMELFNPTTGTFERRTGPIFTSILLVDEINRTTPRTQSALLEAMQERQVTLGEVSLKLPDPFFMIATQNPFDGQGTFPLPQAQLDRFLFKLTLAPLSRDSERRLIRNEHLATESFSLQPDELLNMQQEVRDVRFHEAMEDYLLDLMESLRHHRDVEVGPSPRATLAYTMAARAHAYMEGRDYVSPEDIRALALPILGHRIVLTVEASLKTNPSKLIKSVLETIPVPSEV, encoded by the coding sequence ATGAACCATCCATGGGTTTCACATTTGAATAATCAAATCATAGGTCAAGCGAAAGCCATCAAGCTCGCTTCGATTGCGTTACTATCGGGAGGCCACGTCTTACTTGAAGATCGTCCCGGTACGGGGAAGACGACACTCGCCCGTAGCTTGGCAAGCTCCATCTCGGCTACGTTTCAACGTGTACAGTGTACTCCGGACACATTACCAAGCGATATTTTAGGGATGGAATTGTTCAATCCGACGACAGGAACGTTTGAACGTCGGACGGGACCGATCTTCACTTCGATTTTACTCGTCGATGAGATCAACCGGACGACACCACGTACACAATCCGCGTTGCTCGAGGCCATGCAGGAACGTCAAGTGACACTCGGGGAAGTGTCACTCAAGTTACCTGATCCTTTCTTCATGATCGCCACACAAAACCCGTTTGACGGTCAAGGAACGTTCCCGCTTCCGCAAGCTCAATTGGACCGTTTCTTATTCAAGTTGACACTCGCCCCGCTTTCGAGAGATTCCGAGCGGCGCTTGATTCGCAATGAGCACCTCGCTACCGAATCCTTCTCACTGCAACCGGACGAACTGTTGAACATGCAGCAAGAAGTACGAGATGTCCGATTCCACGAGGCGATGGAAGATTACTTGCTTGATTTGATGGAGTCACTTCGTCACCATCGCGACGTCGAGGTCGGGCCAAGTCCACGAGCGACGCTTGCGTACACAATGGCAGCCCGTGCGCATGCCTATATGGAAGGTCGAGACTATGTCTCTCCGGAAGATATTCGGGCACTCGCGCTTCCGATTTTAGGGCACCGGATCGTCTTGACGGTCGAAGCGTCGCTAAAGACGAATCCGTCAAAGTTGATCAAATCTGTACTCGAGACCATCCCGGTCCCTTCAGAGGTGTAA
- a CDS encoding DUF58 domain-containing protein, whose protein sequence is MQLVSPRYLESGYMWLLFVVGVFTALYGSVLIASLLIGFSLYALIMPSFMFRLAEQIHVDLTEELKLFPNDEAVYVLKLVSTAKVPLGVVRLSGYLHPTVESEGHAFWRQENFVETNATVDFTIPLYAKKRGPVRLEAIGLEIRDPLRMFSLYKEDSLPRIGYVFPEFSPYPIPKRPPTLPGEEMVRHSAYRDPETFQSVTPYHGQPMRQLYWSAYAKTGELLARTEQPVQTNEYVIVLDLLTKDGRALTYQMERLISQAAALCRDFEKENASYGLIVPTLTKDGITYDLQPGSGEVHFRKIMTTFACLSESDFPLARSLFERKVAKYSGNQSILRLGGDGQ, encoded by the coding sequence ATGCAGTTAGTCAGCCCACGCTATCTCGAGTCCGGCTATATGTGGCTCTTGTTCGTCGTCGGGGTCTTCACGGCACTTTATGGGAGCGTCTTGATTGCGAGTCTATTGATCGGCTTCAGTCTATATGCACTGATCATGCCTTCCTTCATGTTTCGTTTGGCCGAACAGATTCATGTCGACCTCACAGAAGAACTGAAATTATTTCCGAACGACGAGGCCGTCTATGTATTGAAACTCGTATCGACGGCAAAAGTACCGCTTGGCGTCGTCCGCCTATCCGGCTATTTACATCCGACCGTGGAATCGGAAGGACATGCGTTCTGGCGACAGGAAAATTTTGTCGAGACAAATGCGACCGTCGACTTCACGATTCCGCTCTATGCGAAGAAGCGGGGCCCGGTTCGTCTCGAAGCGATCGGTTTGGAAATCCGGGACCCGTTGCGCATGTTTTCTCTCTACAAAGAGGACTCACTCCCACGCATCGGCTATGTCTTCCCTGAGTTTTCGCCTTATCCGATTCCAAAACGCCCGCCTACTCTCCCTGGTGAGGAGATGGTTCGTCATAGTGCCTATCGCGACCCGGAGACGTTCCAGTCGGTCACCCCATATCACGGACAACCGATGCGACAGCTGTATTGGTCCGCCTATGCAAAGACGGGCGAACTGCTCGCCCGTACTGAACAACCGGTACAAACGAATGAATATGTCATCGTCCTCGACTTGTTGACGAAGGATGGGCGGGCCCTCACCTATCAGATGGAACGCCTCATCTCACAAGCGGCCGCATTATGTCGTGATTTTGAGAAAGAAAACGCGAGTTACGGGCTGATTGTCCCGACCCTCACGAAAGATGGGATCACGTATGACCTACAACCAGGAAGTGGCGAGGTGCATTTCCGGAAGATCATGACGACGTTCGCCTGTCTGTCTGAGAGTGACTTTCCACTTGCTCGCTCCTTGTTTGAGCGAAAAGTAGCTAAATATAGCGGGAATCAATCGATTTTACGGTTAGGGGGTGACGGTCAATGA
- the cls gene encoding cardiolipin synthase, protein MEVTIGLIIVILTWLILLLNLTFAITIIFFERRDIGTTWAWLLVLFFLPLIGFFVYIFFGRLIKSHNFYEVEEEKREAYHHHVEEQLDQLDRSLAPFDHPLLLKYRRLARLNLVSTNALMSFHNDISVLHDGTEKFDQLFQDIERATKEVNIQYYIIQNDPLGQALIRLLTEKAKQGVRIRLLYDAVGSRGLRHKHFKDLLSHGGEVKSFFPSKLGINFRVNNRNHRKLCTIDGELGYIGGFNVGDEYLGKDEHFGYWRDVHLRISGDAVKELLERFILDWNRSVPTRTKAQKDDFIWPSEGITHHASPVQIVTSGPNSSTEHLKNMLVKMITQSKECIYIQTPYFIPDASFLDACRIALMTGTKIKLMIPNKPDHMFVYWATYANAAELVRYGAEVFTYEEGFLHAKTLVIDGEVASIGTTNIDARSFRLNFEISALVFDRDVAQSVIDAFERDESNAERLTIERYESRTRLIRFKESVSRLLSPIL, encoded by the coding sequence ATGGAAGTGACTATCGGACTCATCATCGTCATATTGACATGGCTCATCTTACTACTTAATCTCACGTTCGCCATCACCATCATCTTTTTCGAGAGACGAGACATCGGGACGACATGGGCGTGGCTACTCGTCCTCTTCTTCTTACCACTGATCGGCTTCTTCGTTTATATCTTCTTTGGCCGACTGATCAAATCTCATAATTTTTATGAAGTGGAAGAAGAAAAACGCGAAGCGTATCATCACCATGTCGAAGAACAACTCGATCAACTCGACCGTTCTCTCGCACCGTTCGATCACCCGCTCCTTTTGAAATATCGGCGGCTCGCTCGTCTGAATCTCGTGTCAACGAATGCGTTGATGTCTTTTCACAACGATATCAGCGTCCTGCACGACGGAACTGAAAAATTTGATCAGCTGTTTCAAGACATCGAACGAGCGACGAAAGAAGTCAATATTCAATATTACATCATCCAAAACGATCCACTCGGGCAGGCATTAATCCGCCTGTTAACGGAGAAGGCGAAACAAGGGGTACGCATCCGACTCCTTTATGATGCTGTCGGATCGAGGGGACTTAGACACAAGCACTTCAAGGACTTACTCTCTCACGGTGGGGAAGTCAAATCCTTCTTCCCGTCAAAACTCGGCATCAATTTCCGCGTCAATAATCGAAATCACCGAAAGCTTTGTACCATCGACGGTGAACTCGGCTATATCGGGGGATTCAATGTCGGGGATGAATATCTCGGCAAGGATGAACATTTCGGTTATTGGCGGGACGTCCATTTACGGATCTCCGGTGATGCTGTCAAAGAGTTGTTAGAACGCTTTATCTTGGATTGGAATCGCTCTGTCCCGACGCGAACGAAGGCACAAAAAGACGACTTCATTTGGCCGTCGGAAGGGATCACTCATCACGCGTCCCCCGTTCAAATCGTGACATCGGGTCCGAACTCGTCGACGGAGCATTTAAAGAATATGCTCGTCAAAATGATCACGCAATCGAAAGAATGTATTTATATCCAGACGCCTTACTTCATTCCAGATGCGAGTTTCCTCGATGCCTGTCGCATCGCGCTCATGACAGGTACCAAAATCAAACTGATGATTCCGAACAAGCCCGACCATATGTTTGTCTATTGGGCGACTTATGCGAACGCGGCAGAGCTTGTGCGTTATGGGGCAGAGGTCTTTACGTACGAGGAAGGGTTCCTCCATGCGAAGACGCTCGTCATCGATGGAGAAGTCGCCTCAATTGGGACGACGAATATCGATGCTAGAAGCTTCCGTCTCAATTTTGAAATCTCAGCGCTCGTCTTTGATCGGGATGTCGCACAATCCGTCATCGATGCGTTCGAACGAGACGAATCGAATGCCGAGCGCTTGACGATTGAACGATATGAGTCAAGGACTCGCTTGATTCGCTTTAAGGAGAGTGTGTCCCGTCTCCTCAGTCCGATTCTTTAG
- a CDS encoding cation:proton antiporter — protein MEDMMIGFSLLVLIGALSQLLAWRFDFPAILIMTVAGILVGPIFGWLEPGQILGDLYSPLISIAVALILFEGSLSLEFREIDDLRKSIFRLVTVGVFVSFILTSVLLIMVGDFHWLPAFTLGAIFVVTGPTVIIPLLRQANLSARPAKVLKWEGIIVDPLGALMGLFVVRVGFIFYQNDGLASHLPFFWSCIVAVAFGITVGHLLIRLFGNEKVPEYLRTTLTFSGVLLVYSISEWVMSEVGLLAVTAMGLTMANSKHGHMHILKQLREFKENISILLVSTVFIILTASLTRDSLLAILDWPLLLSIVGILFLIRPISVQTSLLGSPLSMQERALISWIAPRGIVAMTVTGFFAQEIAELGIEDAERMLPITLGLVVTSVALHGLTIKPLAKRLGLTKVKNPWEKG, from the coding sequence ATGGAAGACATGATGATTGGATTCAGCCTACTTGTCCTCATCGGGGCACTTTCGCAGTTACTTGCTTGGCGTTTTGACTTCCCAGCCATCTTGATTATGACGGTTGCCGGGATTTTGGTCGGACCGATTTTCGGTTGGTTAGAACCAGGTCAGATATTAGGGGACCTATATAGCCCGCTCATCTCGATCGCGGTGGCGCTCATCCTATTTGAAGGAAGCCTCAGTCTTGAATTCAGAGAGATTGATGATTTGCGAAAATCGATTTTTCGTCTCGTCACGGTCGGTGTGTTCGTTTCCTTTATTTTGACGTCGGTGTTACTGATTATGGTCGGCGATTTTCATTGGTTGCCGGCGTTCACGCTCGGTGCGATCTTCGTCGTGACCGGACCAACCGTCATCATCCCGTTACTACGGCAAGCCAACTTATCCGCACGTCCGGCCAAAGTCTTGAAATGGGAAGGCATCATTGTCGACCCGCTCGGCGCCTTGATGGGATTATTCGTCGTCCGAGTCGGTTTCATCTTCTATCAAAATGACGGGCTCGCGAGCCACTTGCCATTCTTTTGGTCCTGTATCGTCGCCGTTGCCTTCGGGATCACTGTCGGACATCTATTGATTCGTTTGTTCGGGAATGAGAAAGTCCCTGAATATTTAAGAACAACCCTCACGTTCTCCGGGGTCCTTCTCGTATATTCAATCAGCGAATGGGTCATGAGCGAAGTCGGGCTATTGGCTGTGACGGCCATGGGATTGACGATGGCAAATTCTAAGCATGGACATATGCATATCCTGAAACAGCTTCGTGAGTTCAAAGAGAACATTTCCATCTTACTCGTGTCGACCGTCTTCATCATTTTGACGGCGAGTTTGACACGTGATAGCTTACTCGCCATTCTCGACTGGCCGCTTCTCTTGTCGATTGTTGGGATCTTATTCTTGATCCGACCGATCTCGGTACAGACGTCGCTCCTCGGTTCCCCGTTATCGATGCAAGAGCGGGCGCTCATCAGTTGGATTGCCCCTCGTGGAATCGTCGCCATGACGGTGACCGGCTTTTTTGCCCAAGAAATCGCCGAACTGGGAATTGAAGACGCGGAGCGGATGTTACCGATCACACTCGGTTTAGTCGTGACGTCTGTCGCCTTGCATGGATTGACGATTAAGCCACTCGCGAAGCGACTCGGACTGACGAAAGTGAAGAATCCTTGGGAGAAGGGTTAA
- a CDS encoding LysM peptidoglycan-binding and 3D domain-containing protein, which yields MKKPLLTLTALAGLSLGVAAPASAASTHTVQSGDTLYRIAVNNNVSVNDIKQANGLNSNMIYPNQVLKLGKAEAKAATASKTYTVKSGDTLYRIALNNGISVNQLMTWNGLNSDLIFPGQQFAVKGAAAASVANDAKTSAPKTSTSKPVTKTASSTTQTQAPASGKTMTVEATAYTPYCAGCSGITATGIDVRSNPNQKVIAVDPSVIPLGSKVWVEGYGTAIAGDTGGAIKGNKIDILMPTQEQALNFGRKSITIKVLN from the coding sequence ATGAAAAAACCACTATTGACACTAACGGCACTCGCTGGCCTTAGTTTAGGAGTCGCTGCTCCAGCTTCGGCAGCATCAACACACACAGTTCAGTCTGGAGATACACTCTATCGTATCGCCGTGAACAACAACGTCTCTGTAAATGACATCAAACAAGCGAACGGCTTAAACTCAAATATGATTTATCCGAACCAAGTCTTGAAACTTGGAAAGGCAGAAGCAAAAGCTGCTACTGCATCAAAAACGTATACAGTTAAATCAGGAGATACACTTTATCGTATCGCATTAAACAACGGGATCTCTGTCAATCAATTGATGACTTGGAATGGTCTTAATTCAGATCTTATTTTCCCAGGGCAACAGTTTGCCGTGAAAGGTGCAGCAGCTGCGTCAGTAGCAAACGATGCGAAGACATCAGCACCAAAGACTTCAACATCTAAGCCTGTCACTAAAACAGCATCGTCTACAACGCAAACCCAAGCTCCGGCTTCAGGTAAGACGATGACTGTTGAAGCAACAGCTTATACACCATACTGTGCTGGATGTTCTGGTATCACAGCGACAGGTATCGACGTTCGTTCGAACCCGAACCAAAAAGTCATCGCGGTCGACCCTTCTGTCATTCCGCTCGGCTCTAAAGTATGGGTTGAAGGATACGGTACAGCCATCGCAGGAGATACTGGTGGTGCCATCAAAGGGAATAAGATCGATATCTTGATGCCGACACAAGAGCAAGCGCTCAACTTCGGTCGCAAGTCAATTACAATCAAAGTCTTGAACTAA
- a CDS encoding DUF1294 domain-containing protein, producing the protein MELLLLYYIVTNLLAFVSFYVDKRRSRVGAWRISERTLLTMTWVGGAFGAYLAMRIFRHKTLKPKFRIGVPVAILVHAAFTGWLIF; encoded by the coding sequence TTGGAACTATTACTGCTGTATTACATTGTGACTAATTTACTAGCCTTTGTGTCATTTTATGTCGATAAACGACGGTCTCGCGTCGGGGCTTGGCGTATTTCGGAGCGTACGTTATTGACGATGACTTGGGTTGGTGGAGCTTTTGGAGCGTATTTGGCGATGCGGATCTTTCGCCACAAGACGCTGAAGCCTAAATTCCGGATTGGGGTACCTGTCGCCATCCTCGTTCATGCCGCATTTACAGGATGGCTAATCTTTTAG
- a CDS encoding helix-turn-helix transcriptional regulator, with the protein MKSIEMIRHGPMTLKVTDCFTVLLCESGTSLIRVNGVSLNLDSREAVLLARGQSIMVEQIEEASRMRLLEFDPAALFHPDLARRYVTPHLTSEKSIHILKQEQGHQSVIQTIERAVQHSQADGPLALMDATLQCTVIWRYWIQQEGQAMKHEKKRESLRQMLAYIDAHIEDRPTLAQIAHAGNVSRSECSRLFGSFGDTSPIAYVQMKRMERAATLLEDLNESIADIANRLGYASVSHFVQMFKVHHTVTPLTYRKQYKTKRAE; encoded by the coding sequence TTGAAGAGTATCGAAATGATTCGTCATGGGCCAATGACATTAAAGGTAACCGATTGCTTCACCGTTCTGCTATGCGAGTCTGGAACGTCTTTGATTCGGGTGAACGGAGTGAGCCTCAACCTTGATTCGAGAGAAGCCGTCCTCTTGGCACGAGGACAAAGTATCATGGTGGAACAAATCGAGGAAGCGTCGCGGATGAGGCTACTCGAGTTTGATCCCGCTGCTTTGTTCCATCCCGATCTGGCGAGGCGATATGTAACACCACATCTCACTTCGGAAAAATCCATACATATTTTAAAACAGGAACAGGGACATCAATCTGTCATTCAGACGATTGAACGCGCCGTCCAACATTCTCAAGCGGACGGACCGCTCGCATTAATGGATGCGACACTGCAGTGTACGGTCATCTGGCGTTATTGGATTCAGCAAGAGGGTCAAGCGATGAAGCATGAGAAGAAACGCGAGAGCCTTCGTCAGATGCTCGCTTATATCGACGCTCACATAGAAGACAGGCCGACGTTAGCTCAAATCGCTCATGCGGGCAATGTGAGTCGAAGTGAATGCTCTCGCTTGTTTGGATCCTTTGGAGACACATCTCCCATTGCGTATGTGCAGATGAAGCGAATGGAACGAGCTGCCACGCTGTTAGAAGATTTGAACGAAAGCATCGCGGACATCGCCAATCGTCTCGGATACGCAAGCGTCAGTCACTTCGTTCAAATGTTTAAAGTACATCACACCGTGACGCCGCTCACTTACCGAAAACAGTACAAAACGAAAAGAGCCGAATGA
- a CDS encoding SDR family oxidoreductase, translated as MAKLFAKEGARVVAFDLNEDAVQAVVEEIKIGGGDVVGIAGNVANQSDIDNLVDKAKETYGSVDILVNNAGIMDNFMTVGEVTDELWERILAVNLTGPMKLSRAAIQVMEKQDHGGVIINNASVGGLFGTRGGAAYVASKHALIGLTKNIAATYGTLGKIRANAIAPGGVNTNIGSTITAPSELGMRAIQGAGEAPMGEPEQIANVALFLASDDSSFVNGDVLKADGGWTAR; from the coding sequence ATCGCCAAACTGTTCGCGAAGGAAGGCGCGCGGGTCGTCGCCTTCGACTTGAATGAAGATGCTGTTCAGGCAGTGGTCGAAGAAATCAAGATAGGAGGCGGGGATGTCGTCGGCATCGCTGGTAACGTAGCGAATCAATCGGATATCGACAACCTCGTCGATAAAGCGAAAGAAACGTACGGGTCGGTCGACATTCTCGTCAATAATGCGGGGATCATGGACAACTTCATGACCGTGGGTGAAGTGACAGATGAATTATGGGAACGGATCCTTGCCGTCAATTTGACCGGGCCGATGAAACTTTCACGTGCCGCCATTCAAGTGATGGAGAAGCAGGACCATGGTGGCGTCATCATCAATAACGCATCGGTCGGAGGCTTGTTCGGTACAAGAGGTGGTGCGGCGTATGTGGCATCCAAACATGCGTTAATCGGGTTAACGAAAAACATCGCGGCGACGTATGGCACGCTTGGCAAGATTCGAGCAAACGCCATCGCACCGGGTGGCGTCAATACGAACATCGGGTCGACGATCACGGCACCGAGTGAACTCGGGATGCGAGCCATTCAAGGGGCGGGGGAAGCGCCGATGGGAGAGCCGGAGCAGATTGCGAACGTCGCGCTCTTTTTAGCATCGGACGATTCAAGTTTTGTAAATGGAGATGTGCTGAAAGCAGATGGCGGTTGGACGGCAAGATAA
- a CDS encoding alpha/beta hydrolase, which translates to MRQFQVTIHGQGDPVLFLPGGGFTGSQGLQFVEALHKKSEVHLLDLPGFGESEGLHTYATSKVLADWVESYRISRKLDAVRLIGHSMGGAIALAYAVHYPDRVRRLILLDQGHKPNAVLPYREYGIFGFTFPLLRLLYHCSPQHLLNWFEARMNKSDSTFSEERFQVFCRRIGVEPTANVRTAFERPARLSSGGLHLLFGYDGLDFTDLLQRLQVPTQLYYADFTGIGLKEAKRTLYHVKRAERQLHPSVQLIAVPGGHFVQWCRHFSMGNVERFLHS; encoded by the coding sequence GTGAGACAATTTCAAGTCACGATTCATGGCCAAGGTGATCCCGTATTATTCCTTCCCGGTGGGGGCTTCACTGGATCGCAAGGATTACAGTTCGTTGAAGCCCTACATAAAAAATCTGAAGTCCATCTCTTAGATTTACCGGGATTTGGTGAAAGTGAGGGGCTACATACATACGCCACATCCAAAGTACTAGCGGACTGGGTCGAGTCGTATCGAATCTCTCGAAAACTTGATGCTGTTCGATTAATCGGTCATTCGATGGGGGGCGCGATTGCTCTCGCCTACGCGGTCCATTATCCCGACCGAGTCAGGCGCTTAATACTACTCGACCAAGGTCATAAACCGAATGCTGTGCTCCCATATCGTGAATACGGCATCTTCGGCTTCACCTTCCCGCTTTTGCGACTACTGTATCACTGCTCTCCACAACATCTTTTAAACTGGTTTGAAGCTCGCATGAACAAGAGTGACTCCACGTTTTCTGAAGAGCGGTTCCAAGTGTTCTGTCGACGGATCGGGGTTGAACCGACCGCAAACGTTCGAACAGCTTTCGAGCGTCCGGCACGTCTGTCGTCCGGTGGATTACATTTGTTGTTCGGATATGACGGACTTGATTTCACCGACTTGCTACAACGGCTCCAAGTCCCGACGCAACTTTACTATGCAGACTTCACAGGTATTGGTTTGAAAGAGGCGAAACGGACGCTTTATCATGTCAAACGAGCGGAACGACAACTCCATCCCTCTGTACAATTGATTGCCGTACCAGGCGGACACTTTGTTCAGTGGTGCCGTCATTTCTCGATGGGAAACGTCGAGCGATTCCTACATTCGTAA
- a CDS encoding alpha/beta hydrolase yields the protein MYKQEEVLIQGETMIAATLTSPNQNQSNFPAIVLIGGTGGLNRDGNGIGFKSNVYKDLAEWLSTQGFVTLRYDKRGVGKSGGNRSSVGLTGLVDDVTAIVRYLKSHDHVSQDILLLGHSEGCIVATLAAERESVSGLILLSGAGVALKTSMQEQAYALLEEVKRTKGIKGKLLRLSLNEKSVIGKQEKLFERVTATNQDTMRIQLMKFPAKWLREHLAYTNESFRERLVQLNIPTLALTGDRDVQTDVQHLDELDALHAEHIEVQKIKDMDHMLKHFDGEMSILDVKKQYRSQLREPLHPELQHQLHEWLIHHNWTS from the coding sequence ATGTATAAACAAGAAGAGGTATTGATTCAAGGAGAAACAATGATTGCTGCTACCCTCACGTCACCCAATCAGAATCAGTCGAACTTTCCAGCCATCGTCCTCATCGGCGGTACGGGAGGATTGAACCGGGACGGAAACGGGATCGGATTCAAGTCGAATGTGTATAAAGACTTAGCAGAATGGCTGTCGACACAAGGATTCGTCACGTTACGCTATGACAAACGTGGGGTTGGCAAGAGTGGCGGCAATCGAAGTAGCGTCGGTCTGACAGGACTCGTTGATGACGTGACGGCTATCGTACGTTATCTGAAATCTCATGACCATGTCTCACAAGACATTTTATTGCTCGGTCATAGTGAAGGATGCATCGTCGCAACGCTCGCGGCCGAACGTGAATCCGTTTCCGGTCTCATCCTGTTGTCCGGTGCCGGTGTCGCCTTGAAGACGAGCATGCAGGAACAGGCATATGCTTTGCTCGAAGAAGTGAAACGTACGAAAGGAATCAAGGGCAAGCTGCTTCGACTTAGCTTGAACGAGAAGTCGGTCATCGGGAAACAAGAAAAACTGTTCGAGCGCGTCACAGCAACGAATCAAGATACGATGCGGATCCAGCTGATGAAATTTCCTGCCAAATGGTTACGGGAGCATCTTGCTTACACAAACGAGTCGTTTCGGGAACGATTGGTTCAGTTGAACATTCCGACGCTCGCACTGACAGGGGACCGGGACGTTCAAACGGACGTCCAGCATCTAGACGAGCTCGACGCACTTCACGCGGAACATATCGAGGTACAGAAGATTAAGGATATGGACCATATGTTGAAACATTTCGACGGTGAGATGAGTATTTTGGACGTGAAAAAACAATATCGTTCACAACTCAGGGAACCGCTCCATCCTGAGCTACAGCATCAACTTCACGAATGGCTCATCCACCACAATTGGACATCATGA
- a CDS encoding helix-turn-helix domain-containing protein, with protein MDQDVLKSLLNPIRMKIFQHVLMNEGVTTADLAKVLPDVPQASLYRHINKMVQDEILSVVSENKVRGVYEKVYAIQNNPLTSINKIVEKEDREQLYMVCYTFTMSLLMDFGNYLKRDSIDLQKDKVGFRSIPLYLSDSESDRFLKGLYDLLESMLEHEPSEERTLRKFSYAVMPVGEKEEAEDV; from the coding sequence ATGGACCAAGACGTTTTAAAAAGCCTGTTGAACCCGATTCGCATGAAAATCTTTCAACATGTTCTGATGAATGAAGGAGTGACGACCGCTGATTTGGCAAAAGTACTTCCTGATGTACCGCAGGCGAGCCTCTATCGCCATATCAACAAGATGGTACAAGATGAAATCTTATCCGTCGTCAGCGAGAACAAAGTACGCGGGGTGTATGAGAAGGTGTACGCGATTCAAAACAACCCGTTGACCAGCATCAACAAGATTGTGGAGAAAGAGGACCGCGAACAACTGTACATGGTCTGTTATACATTCACGATGTCACTGCTCATGGATTTTGGGAACTATCTGAAGCGCGACTCGATTGACCTTCAGAAAGACAAAGTTGGATTCCGAAGTATCCCGCTTTATCTGTCCGATTCTGAAAGTGATCGATTCTTAAAAGGTCTCTATGATCTATTAGAAAGTATGCTCGAACATGAACCGTCAGAAGAACGGACGTTACGAAAATTCTCCTATGCCGTCATGCCGGTCGGAGAAAAGGAGGAAGCGGAAGATGTATAA
- a CDS encoding SDR family oxidoreductase codes for MNQKQTIVITGASSGIGRATVELFSKRGWTVAATMRQPENHQELSNLKGVSLYQLDVTNETSIREAFEQIVSDHGTIDVLLNNAGYGAVGIFEEASPEQIQRQFDTNVFGVMNVIRAALPYLRKQRSGRIVTVSSVGGQITFPIYSLYHSSKWAIEGFIESLQFELAPFNINMKLIEPGPIKTDFYGRSQELVRDQPLDVYDDYTEVALHNTNVAGANAEGPDVVAETIWRAATERKKRLRYPSGKQAGLLIALKRYLPNRLFFAIVRGVVEKK; via the coding sequence ATGAATCAGAAACAAACCATTGTCATCACAGGAGCATCGAGCGGAATCGGCCGGGCAACGGTCGAACTGTTCAGCAAACGAGGCTGGACTGTCGCTGCGACGATGCGACAACCTGAGAATCATCAAGAGTTGTCTAATCTGAAAGGGGTGTCGCTCTATCAGCTAGATGTGACGAACGAGACGAGTATTCGAGAGGCATTTGAACAAATCGTCTCGGATCACGGAACGATCGATGTGTTGTTGAACAATGCCGGGTACGGTGCGGTCGGGATTTTCGAGGAAGCCTCGCCGGAACAGATTCAACGGCAATTTGATACGAACGTCTTCGGGGTCATGAACGTGATTCGGGCAGCACTTCCATACTTACGCAAACAGCGGAGCGGACGGATTGTGACCGTCTCCTCCGTCGGTGGACAGATCACATTCCCAATTTACAGCTTGTATCACAGTTCAAAATGGGCGATTGAAGGATTCATCGAATCGCTTCAGTTCGAATTGGCACCATTCAATATCAACATGAAATTGATTGAACCGGGACCAATCAAGACAGACTTTTACGGTCGTTCCCAAGAACTCGTTCGCGACCAACCGCTCGATGTATATGATGACTATACGGAGGTCGCACTTCATAACACGAACGTCGCTGGTGCGAACGCCGAAGGACCTGATGTCGTCGCCGAGACGATTTGGCGCGCTGCGACCGAACGGAAGAAACGACTCCGTTATCCATCGGGTAAACAGGCAGGGTTATTGATTGCGCTCAAGCGCTATCTTCCGAACCGTCTATTCTTCGCGATTGTTCGAGGTGTCGTTGAAAAGAAGTAA